One window of the Niallia circulans genome contains the following:
- a CDS encoding metal ABC transporter solute-binding protein, Zn/Mn family, with product MKKNWLLAIFLSVLMSVVLLGCQKGESSSEDKISVMTSFYPMYEFTQQVAGDRANVSLMVSDGQDAHHYEPSAKDVAKVNKADVFVYSSEEMEYWVNSLLKSIDNDNLVIARTADGIDVEGTNESGHSHEHGHGDTDEEAKHESDEKITIQGKADHYHTGDMIELTAKLDEKVDYDHWHWYTRESADKEWVTVPNQGGPKFKYEAADESFEVRAVLYDDNHNEFSVSAPVEIVVNNHGHDHGEEASHDHADGEEGHDHGHEADKDHDHEGDANAQKIEIVGLADHYHTGDVVSLVAELKEKTDYDHWHWYTRSSEEEDWEVVSGQGSDHFEYKTTGKSFEVKAALFDEEHHTFAESEPVTVFINDHNNHDPHIWLDPVLAQEQVKIIRDALIKADPDGKDIYDKNTAAFIKELQALDKEYETTLKDAKNRAFVVQHQAFGYLAKRYNLEQIAIGGLSTEVEPSPSRMAEIGTLVKEHNVPVIYYQHGANSAIAKTVANETGTKTAILYDLEILSKELQEKDLGYLDAMRENLKALQLSVK from the coding sequence ATGAAAAAGAATTGGTTACTAGCTATTTTTCTAAGTGTACTAATGAGTGTAGTTCTTTTAGGGTGCCAAAAGGGAGAAAGTAGTTCGGAAGATAAAATTTCAGTTATGACCTCCTTTTACCCAATGTATGAATTTACTCAGCAAGTGGCAGGAGATCGGGCAAATGTGTCGTTAATGGTCTCAGATGGGCAAGATGCCCATCACTATGAACCAAGTGCGAAAGATGTAGCAAAGGTTAATAAAGCAGATGTTTTCGTCTATAGTAGCGAAGAAATGGAGTACTGGGTAAACAGCTTATTAAAATCGATAGATAACGATAATCTTGTAATAGCACGCACTGCGGATGGAATAGATGTAGAGGGGACGAATGAATCAGGACATAGTCATGAACACGGCCATGGAGATACCGATGAAGAAGCAAAACATGAAAGTGATGAAAAAATAACGATTCAAGGGAAAGCGGACCACTATCACACTGGTGACATGATTGAATTAACGGCAAAGTTAGATGAAAAAGTAGATTATGATCACTGGCATTGGTATACAAGAGAAAGTGCGGACAAGGAATGGGTAACTGTTCCGAATCAAGGCGGGCCTAAGTTTAAATATGAAGCAGCAGACGAAAGTTTCGAGGTTCGAGCAGTATTATATGATGATAATCATAATGAATTTTCCGTGTCAGCTCCGGTAGAAATAGTTGTTAATAATCATGGCCACGATCATGGGGAGGAAGCTAGTCATGATCATGCTGATGGAGAAGAAGGCCATGACCATGGTCATGAAGCTGATAAAGATCACGATCATGAAGGTGATGCAAATGCTCAAAAGATTGAAATCGTTGGATTAGCGGATCATTATCATACAGGGGATGTTGTATCACTTGTTGCCGAGCTTAAAGAAAAGACAGATTACGATCATTGGCATTGGTATACACGAAGCAGCGAAGAGGAAGATTGGGAAGTTGTATCTGGCCAAGGAAGTGACCATTTTGAATACAAAACGACTGGGAAAAGCTTTGAAGTGAAAGCCGCACTATTTGACGAGGAGCATCATACATTTGCCGAATCCGAGCCTGTGACTGTTTTTATTAATGATCATAACAATCACGATCCACATATTTGGTTAGATCCAGTGTTAGCGCAAGAGCAAGTGAAGATTATTCGTGATGCATTGATTAAGGCTGATCCAGATGGAAAAGACATCTATGATAAAAATACAGCAGCTTTCATTAAAGAACTTCAAGCATTGGATAAAGAATATGAAACTACTTTAAAAGATGCCAAGAACCGTGCTTTTGTCGTCCAGCACCAGGCATTCGGATACCTTGCAAAGCGCTATAATTTAGAACAAATTGCCATTGGCGGCTTATCTACAGAAGTAGAACCAAGTCCATCACGTATGGCAGAGATCGGAACGCTTGTTAAGGAGCATAATGTTCCAGTTATTTATTACCAACATGGAGCAAACTCCGCAATTGCAAAAACAGTTGCTAATGAAACAGGTACAAAGACAGCTATTTTATATGATTTAGAGATTTTATCCAAGGAACTGCAAGAAAAGGACTTAGGCTATCTAGATGCAATGCGCGAAAATCTGAAAGCATTACAGTTAAGTGTTAAGTAA
- a CDS encoding YkgJ family cysteine cluster protein: protein MESLPCNGCKGMCCGPVPITKDELKKIKKKIKSMPKKTRLDLKHQRRYFGTCIFYDETNDRCGIHSVRPSICRAFGYYNNLICFRNPKLASRRNYTTNSHPIGILSVDFTWSDFI from the coding sequence GTGGAAAGTCTACCTTGTAATGGCTGCAAAGGAATGTGTTGCGGTCCTGTTCCTATTACAAAAGATGAGTTGAAGAAAATAAAAAAGAAGATAAAATCTATGCCTAAAAAAACACGTCTAGATTTAAAACACCAACGGCGTTATTTTGGGACCTGTATTTTCTATGACGAAACAAACGATCGGTGTGGTATTCATTCAGTACGTCCATCAATTTGTCGAGCGTTTGGTTATTATAATAATCTCATTTGTTTTCGTAATCCAAAATTAGCTTCTAGAAGAAACTATACGACCAATTCGCACCCTATCGGTATCTTAAGTGTTGATTTTACATGGAGTGACTTTATTTAG
- a CDS encoding DUF6179 domain-containing protein: MEIDKTQDRSRSISNIIIDRSRLKRSQYILSLLQEGQRVGIITSQKSYQIQVEIMQVLQQLIRRYTQGKSTSVTAETAEGIMASLMYAMDAYALHFKDPEEAIAHINFENIKNIHAKGVELLRHYFEDAKQLYQEVKKMKLDVPVEAYNMTIDESIPVFMNHYNIIFEAQNTMASIDYPLAIDDMRLQGVFYMKQYLERLRMETRFCHFFSHQDLMYVLTNFGKICRFNYRIELFNIFELLVNNAVFSLLSGGKATNVKISEVQFGQLSRMLIGCHTKQRTKLIHEAVDQLQETLQTDQTLTRYINLYRDELIQRVNNAAEIGSFETLIIREVEEPEKTMVLMLSENDRMSDIQMRDLVDRIMESDNTEKKVQLIRKHFVSLHDYLDLLNSGCLYGGEYDALFDTFDDIELAILAKIVFYEKLRGGMRDFSDIVADGVETENEWETHYIGFMQQLEDKCIGAVGRLIYDIDYDDISFY, encoded by the coding sequence GTGGAAATAGATAAAACACAAGATCGCTCTCGCTCGATTTCTAATATTATTATCGATCGATCGCGGTTAAAACGAAGTCAATATATCCTGTCTCTTTTGCAGGAAGGTCAGAGAGTGGGGATTATTACCAGTCAGAAGTCTTACCAGATACAAGTAGAGATTATGCAAGTTCTACAGCAATTGATACGGCGGTATACCCAAGGGAAAAGTACGTCAGTGACAGCGGAAACAGCGGAAGGTATCATGGCATCCCTAATGTATGCTATGGATGCCTATGCACTTCATTTTAAGGATCCTGAAGAAGCTATTGCGCATATAAATTTTGAGAATATAAAGAATATACATGCTAAAGGTGTTGAATTACTTCGCCATTACTTTGAGGACGCCAAACAGCTGTATCAAGAAGTAAAAAAGATGAAATTAGATGTGCCTGTTGAAGCCTATAATATGACCATTGATGAATCAATACCTGTATTTATGAACCATTATAATATTATTTTTGAGGCCCAAAATACAATGGCGAGTATTGACTATCCTTTAGCCATTGATGATATGCGACTTCAAGGTGTTTTTTATATGAAACAATATTTAGAACGACTGCGAATGGAGACGAGATTCTGTCACTTTTTTAGTCATCAAGATTTAATGTATGTTTTGACAAATTTCGGGAAAATATGTCGCTTTAATTATCGAATTGAGCTATTCAACATATTTGAGCTTTTAGTAAACAATGCTGTTTTTTCACTACTATCCGGAGGAAAAGCTACTAATGTTAAAATTTCGGAAGTTCAATTTGGTCAGTTGAGCAGAATGTTAATAGGTTGTCATACTAAACAAAGAACTAAGTTGATTCATGAAGCGGTCGATCAATTGCAGGAAACCTTACAAACGGATCAAACACTTACCCGTTATATCAATTTGTATCGAGATGAATTGATTCAAAGGGTAAATAATGCAGCAGAAATCGGTAGCTTCGAAACGTTGATCATCAGAGAAGTCGAAGAGCCCGAAAAAACAATGGTCTTAATGTTAAGTGAGAATGATCGAATGAGTGATATTCAAATGCGGGATTTAGTAGATCGTATTATGGAAAGTGACAACACAGAAAAAAAAGTTCAACTAATTCGGAAGCATTTTGTATCATTACATGATTATCTAGATTTACTGAATTCGGGATGTCTTTATGGTGGCGAATATGATGCACTTTTTGATACTTTCGATGATATCGAATTAGCTATTTTAGCCAAAATTGTATTTTATGAGAAATTACGAGGGGGAATGCGAGATTTCTCAGACATTGTTGCTGACGGTGTTGAAACAGAGAATGAGTGGGAAACACATTATATAGGGTTTATGCAGCAGCTAGAAGACAAGTGTATCGGAGCTGTTGGACGCCTTATCTATGATATTGATTATGATGATATATCGTTTTATTGA
- a CDS encoding DUF6323 family protein, which produces MNLTEILNSIQLSHMSKTVMELLSLNEKTKERGLVLTPNDVKTLVVFRNKVLRDHARVELDIGVLKELIEVFSTSPYMEREHYVETINELQEIFYYLRNETEDKIGDVKLIQRMNDFYNGPCAGSLELLKSKMEELAENFRRDMMCRDSLFEGDD; this is translated from the coding sequence ATGAATTTAACCGAAATTTTGAATTCCATCCAATTATCACACATGTCCAAGACAGTGATGGAGCTACTTAGTTTAAATGAAAAAACGAAAGAGCGAGGTTTGGTTCTAACGCCAAATGATGTAAAAACGTTGGTGGTGTTCAGAAATAAAGTGCTGCGTGATCATGCGAGAGTTGAGCTGGACATTGGAGTGTTAAAGGAATTAATTGAGGTGTTTTCTACTTCACCCTATATGGAGCGGGAGCATTATGTTGAAACGATAAATGAACTTCAGGAGATTTTTTATTATCTTAGAAATGAAACGGAAGATAAGATTGGGGACGTAAAACTTATTCAACGGATGAATGATTTTTATAACGGACCCTGTGCAGGATCTTTAGAACTATTAAAAAGTAAAATGGAAGAACTTGCAGAGAATTTCAGAAGGGATATGATGTGTCGTGATTCTTTATTTGAAGGTGATGATTAA
- a CDS encoding ZinT family metal-binding protein, with protein sequence MKKLLFSISCLLLLSVFLAACQGTKEEKANKEEKDAAQLVHEAPESIKVEGIADHYHTGDKIELTAVLDKETDADHWHWYNRESANDEWKVVSGQETATFTGEATVNGLEIKAGLFNSDDKAVAQSVPVQIVIDDHHGHDEASKKIYQGYFDDNQVKDRELSDWEGDWQSVYPYLLSGDLDEVFAHKAENGDMTKEEYKEYYTVGYKTDVNRITIKDNVVTFFEKDKEYSGEYKSDRYEILTYEKGNRGVRFIFKLVDGSKEMPQYIQFSDHNIFPVDSAHYHLYWGDDREKLLEEVTNWPTYYPSELDADGLVRDMLAH encoded by the coding sequence ATGAAAAAACTGCTATTTAGCATTTCGTGCTTATTATTATTAAGTGTGTTCTTAGCCGCGTGTCAAGGAACTAAAGAAGAGAAAGCGAATAAAGAGGAAAAAGATGCAGCGCAGCTTGTGCATGAAGCTCCGGAAAGTATAAAAGTGGAAGGAATTGCTGATCACTATCATACTGGAGATAAGATTGAGCTAACAGCTGTATTAGATAAAGAAACAGATGCTGATCATTGGCATTGGTATAATCGAGAAAGTGCCAATGATGAATGGAAAGTTGTTTCTGGCCAAGAGACAGCAACATTTACAGGGGAAGCAACAGTTAATGGATTAGAAATTAAAGCAGGCTTATTCAATAGTGATGATAAGGCAGTTGCTCAATCGGTGCCAGTTCAAATCGTCATTGATGATCATCATGGACATGATGAGGCAAGTAAAAAAATATATCAAGGGTATTTTGATGATAATCAAGTAAAGGATCGAGAACTATCTGATTGGGAAGGCGATTGGCAGTCTGTTTATCCGTATCTTCTTTCTGGAGATTTAGATGAAGTGTTTGCACATAAAGCGGAAAATGGCGATATGACAAAAGAAGAGTATAAGGAGTACTATACAGTAGGCTATAAAACAGATGTAAATCGCATTACCATTAAGGATAATGTGGTGACCTTTTTCGAGAAAGATAAAGAATATTCAGGAGAGTATAAATCAGATAGATATGAAATCCTCACCTATGAAAAAGGAAATAGAGGTGTACGCTTTATTTTCAAATTAGTAGATGGATCCAAGGAAATGCCTCAATATATCCAATTTAGCGACCATAATATTTTTCCAGTTGATTCTGCTCATTACCACCTATATTGGGGAGATGACCGAGAGAAACTGTTAGAAGAAGTCACGAATTGGCCAACGTATTATCCATCTGAATTAGATGCTGATGGTTTAGTCCGGGACATGTTAGCACATTAA